In the genome of Monodelphis domestica isolate mMonDom1 chromosome 2, mMonDom1.pri, whole genome shotgun sequence, one region contains:
- the LOC103094249 gene encoding disintegrin and metalloproteinase domain-containing protein 30-like has protein sequence MGSEGALNLSDSLLLLGLGTLLLDLGCLAQDLEYRPDLGHHREKTVSYEVFIPRQLVPHKRNPDVAGQITYLLMLEGKKLVIHLQPKNFHVSRHLRVFSFTKWGARLEDQPYIPSNCSYRGYVEGSPNSLATLNTCFGGLRGLVNMYGSFYQIEPLNGSTKFEHVVYRLRKKFEASLSCGAIDEETDFRLSKDRHRKISPKFPLASIRFRYIESFIVISNGRYKLLGSNMTACINEGLTLMALADTVYQTLNCRVYASGIEVWTDEDKININDSEGDNIYEDFLKYKEQLDYDGKVDWAHLIVSKNIAIKAKVGGTCDKGSSASVSSLPQENLSGSNEYLHALGHIVGMRDDRNHCACWGPDRCLMDSNPGDGGFSNCSFADYFEKRSAYEKCMSLVPKGKRNLFAKCGNKVVEGNEQCDCGTWKDCEQDRCCEPRCKLKAKAKCGFGLCCYNCKYQVAGKLCRPRISECDLEEFCNGTSHRCPYNSYIQDGTPCSDQSYCFKGMCNSHNQQCKALFGLDAVSGPLACYREANRGDRFGNCGTMPGGYVRCKSSNVLCGRLQCVNVKGIPVLANHYKVVMNFVPQGNLKCWGTDYHPTSSVKKLDLGDVREGTACGKGFLCINKTCTSVNLMNFNCTVDKCMKRGLCNNNKNCHCNYGWAPPFCKNSGFGGSIDSGPAPKLVKSPWKVAMRLTVFLSRCLTLVVSGFLTGKTPPKLKHPGMKKKESRVG, from the coding sequence ATGGGGTCTGAGGGAGCATTGAATCTGAGTGATTCCCTTCTGCTGCTTGGATTGGGCACGCTCCTGCTTGACCTAGGCTGCCTAGCTCAGGACTTAGAGTACCGACCGGACTTGGGGCACCACCGGGAGAAGACCGTATCCTATGAAGTTTTCATCCCCAGACAGCTGGTGCCCCATAAGAGGAATCCCGATGTGGCTGGCCAGATAACCTACCTCCTGATGTTGGAAGGCAAGAAACTGGTCATCCACCTCCAGCCCAAGAATTTCCACGTGTCCAGACACCTTCGCGTTTTCTCCTTCACTAAGTGGGGAGCCCGACTGGAAGACCAACCTTACATCCCCAGTAACTGCAGCTACAGAGGTTATGTGGAAGGCTCCCCCAATTCCCTGGCTACCTTAAACACCTGCTTTGGGGGACTAAGGGGCTTGGTGAACATGTATGGAAGCTTTTACCAAATAGAACCCCTGAACGGCTCCACCAAATTTGAACATGTAGTATATCGCCTAAGGAAGAAGTTTGAGGCCAGTCTCTCCTGTGGAGCAATTGATGAAGAGACAGACTTCCGTTTATCCAAAGACAGGCACCGTAAGATTTCTCCCAAGTTTCCTTTGGCCTCTATACGCTTTCGGTATATAGAGTCCTTTATTGTCATATCTAATGGGAGATATAAACTTTTGGGATCCAATATGACCGCTTGCATAAATGAGGGCCTTACTCTGATGGCTCTGGCAGACACCGTTTATCAAACTCTCAATTGTAGAGTTTATGCATCCGGAATCGAGGTCTGGACTGatgaagacaaaataaatattaacGACTCTGAAGGGGATAacatttatgaagattttttgaaATATAAAGAACAATTAGACTATGATGGCAAGGTAGATTGGGCACATTTAATTGTAAGTAAAAACATCGCCATCAAAGCCAAGGTAGGAGGTACTTGTGATAAAGGAAGTAGTGCCTCTGTGAGCAGTCTACCACAAGAGAACTTGAGTGGCTCTAATGAGTACCTTCATGCATTGGGCCATATTGTGGGCATGAGAGACGATAGGAATCATTGTGCTTGTTGGGGTCCAGATAGATGCCTGATGGACTCAAACCCTGGAGATGGAGGTTTCAGTAATTGCAGTTTTGCAGATTATTTTGAAAAGAGATCAGCCTATGAAAAGTGTATGTCTCTGGTaccaaaaggaaagagaaacttATTTGCAAAATGTGGCAACAAAGTGGTAGAAGGAAATGAACAGTGTGACTGCGGCACGTGGAAGGACTGCGAACAAGATCGGTGTTGTGAGCCAAGGTGTAAATTAAAGGCCAAAGCAAAGTGTGGTTTTGGTCTTTGCTGCTATAATTGCAAATATCAAGTGGCGGGAAAACTGTGTAGACCCAGAATTAGCGAATGTGATCTTGAGGAGTTTTGTAATGGTACCTCTCATCGCTGCCCCTATAACAGCTATATTCAGGATGGCACCCCGTGTTCTGACCAGAGCTACTGTTTCAAAGGGATGTGCAATTCTCATAACCAGCAGTGCAAGGCTCTTTTTGGACTCGATGCTGTATCTGGACCTCTTGCCTGCTACAGAGAAGCCAACCGAGGGGACCGCTTTGGCAACTGTGGCACCATGCCGGGTGGTTATGTCAGGTGCAAATCTAGTAATGTGTTATGTGGAAGACTACAGTGTGTCAACGTAAAGGGTATTCCTGTACTAGCAAACCACTACAAGGTAGTTATGAATTTTGTCCCTCAGGGCAACCTTAAGTGCTGGGGGACAGACTATCATCCTACAAGTTCAGTGAAAAAGTTGGATCTTGGAGATGTCAGAGAAGGCACTGCCTGTGGTAAGGGATTTTTATGTATTAACAAGACTTGTACAAGTGTGAACTTAATGAATTTTAACTGTACAGTGGACAAATGTATGAAGAGAGGACTctgtaacaataataaaaattgtcACTGTAACTATGGATGGGCCCCTCCATTCTGTAAGAACAGTGGATTTGGAGGAAGTATTGACAGTGGCCCTGCCCCTAAACTGGTGAAGTCTCCCTGGAAAGTTGCAATGCGTTTGACCGTTTTTCTGTCACGGTGTTTAACTCTAGTTGTATCAGGGTTTCTGACAGGTAAAACACCCCCCAAATTAAAACATCCAggcatgaaaaagaaagaaagccgcGTTGGCTAA